GTAACCAATCCTCTTTCCTCATCAACTTGTGCTTAAAAGACATGACCACATGTGGATGAGAGTAAACAGAAACATTTATGATACAAAGACATGGGCCTAGCTTAAGCGAGGTCGTTTTTTAGAACTCTCAGCTTGTTCTCCACTCGGGAGAGTCATAGAACGCTGCTGATCAGTATCTTTACCACTCCAAAACTTACCAAGGAGAGTCAAGTATCCTGAAGCATCGATGACTCTTCTAATGATAGCTTTGCGTTCAACATGCTCACCAATCTCAACAAGACGTGGGGACTTGGGCAAGCCCGTAAAAGTTATATAGACATGTGCCCTTCTGGCATTGAGTCTCTTATCCGGGGGcttctcattttcttcctcAGTTTCAATCACCACTTCCAGAATCTGAACCTGGGGCAGACCAGTCTGCACTATCTGCAACAACAGCAGTTTTGGTGTTAATAATTATTACCAAAAGTCATGGTATGTCATTGatatgcaaaagaaaacagaataaaaaacTTATACCAAACATCCCTCTATCAGTCgctaaaatcaaaagtttcaaataaagagaaatccaaTCAGTGGCTTGCCACTCTGATATCTCTAGCtgcaaaagcaagaaaaactTATCACTGCTTAAATGATCACgagcaaaacaaaactgatGATGTGTCttagtaataataatcttACCTCGTAAAATCGGTTTCTATCATGACGCAAAGCATCTTCTGAGGGCCAATCAGGCAATGGACCTTGGAAGACACCATCTGACACTGCACTACAACAAAAGTGAGGTACGAAGGGCTCCTTGGTGGTCTCCCCGCTATGCATGCAACATTTTTAATCAGCAAGtgagatttgattttatacTCTTGACttgtattaaaataaaaaagaacaat
This sequence is a window from Arabidopsis thaliana chromosome 1 sequence. Protein-coding genes within it:
- a CDS encoding hypothetical protein (DUF626) (Protein of unknown function (DUF626); CONTAINS InterPro DOMAIN/s: Protein of unknown function DUF626, Arabidopsis thaliana (InterPro:IPR006462); BEST Arabidopsis thaliana protein match is: Protein of unknown function (DUF626) (TAIR:AT1G28500.1); Has 192 Blast hits to 191 proteins in 2 species: Archae - 0; Bacteria - 0; Metazoa - 0; Fungi - 0; Plants - 192; Viruses - 0; Other Eukaryotes - 0 (source: NCBI BLink).), with the protein product MPTEDRVCFTWEEYARHVREYWRGVAESDGFDSEDIRSPVVLTGLFHYDCQSGRHYPEPLLGTSFELAALLKFNKTMNLTSSYYITLLAHDPSLEKTFQVRVDEREYGSLDLTVAIARPKKDQNEVSDGVFQGPLPDWPSEDALRHDRNRFYELEISEWQATDWISLYLKLLILATDRGMFVQTGLPQVQILEVVIETEEENEKPPDKRLNARRAHVYITFTGLPKSPRLVEIGEHVERKAIIRRVIDASGYLTLLGKFWSGKDTDQQRSMTLPSGEQAESSKKRPRLS